One Equus asinus isolate D_3611 breed Donkey chromosome 26, EquAss-T2T_v2, whole genome shotgun sequence genomic window carries:
- the KLK7 gene encoding kallikrein-7, with amino-acid sequence MAGSLLPAMLILLLSLALRSAGQEDECNRNGDKIIEGHACPKGSQPWQVALLRGDQLHCGGVLLNELWVLTAAHCMMNEYNVHMGSERLGDRSAQKIRATRSFRHPSYSTQTHVNDIMLVKLNSRARLSATVKKVNLPSSCAPPGTTCTVSGWGTTTSPDVTFPSELMCTDVKLISSEDCKKVYKDLLGNSMLCAGIPDSKTNACNGDSGGPLMCKGTLQGLVSWGTFPCGQPNDPGVYTQVCKYVNWIKETMRKHH; translated from the exons ATGGCAGGATCCCTTCTCCCCGCTATGCTGATCCTACTACTGTCCTTAGCCCTGAGATCTGCTGGACAAGAAG ATGAATGTAACAGGAACGGGGACAAGATTATTGAAGGACACGCATGTCCAAAAGGCTCCCAGCCCTGGCAGGTGGCCCTGCTCAGGGGCGATCAGCTCCACTGTGGAGGCGTGCTGCTCAACGAGCTGTGGGTGCTCACGGCCGCCCACTGCATGATGAA TGAGTACAACGTGCACATGGGCAGTGAACGGTTGGGTGATCGGTCAGCCCAGAAGATCAGGGCCACAAGGTCATTCCGCCATCCCAGCTACTCCACTCAGACCCATGTGAATGACATCATGCTTGTGAAGTTAAATAGCAGGGCAAGACTGTCAGCAACTGTGAAGAAAGTCAACCTGCCCTCCAGCTGTGCACCCCCTGGGACCACATGTACCGTTTCTGGCTGGGGCACCACCACCAGCCCTGATG TGACCTTTCCATCGGAGCTCATGTGCACCGATGTCAAGCTCATCTCCTCCGAGGACTGCAAGAAGGTTTATAAGGACCTGCTGGGCAATTCTATGCTGTGTGCTGGCATTCCCGACTCCAAGACCAACGCCTGCAAT GGTGACTCAGGGGGACCACTGATGTGCAAAGGGACCCTGCAAGGCCTGGTGTCCTGGGGAACTTTCCCCTGCGGCCAACCCAATGACCCAGGTGTCTACACGCAAGTCTGCAAGTATGTCAATTGGATAAAGGAGACCATGAGAAAGCATCACTAA